The stretch of DNA ACTGCGTTCTTATGAATGGTTATGAATACAGCAGACATCAACATTCACGCACACGCGTGTGTGTGGACACAGGTTCTCATTGCTCCTGGCTAAGTGTTGGGGGTTTAATCACCAGGTCCCAGGGTGCTCAGCTTTCCTAGATGTtgccaaatagttttccaaagtgattgagCCGACAGACACATCCACCAGCAGGCATGAGTCAACCTGCTTTAAAACTCTACCTCAGTGGGTTTCAAAGGCAAACTTTGGATCACTGTTGCAAAGGGAAAGCCAGTATCacttttaatgtttatttcttaCTGAGGGGAAGCTCTGTGCTGCCTGCTTTGCCTGCCTGAAGCTGCTCTCCCTTTGTTAGAAAGGAAGCTCAGCGAGAGAGATGCTAAAAGCATAGGGGCACCCAACAGAGACTTTCTCTTTGAGGTAATGCGGAGGATCACAGGGGCTGACGCAGGAGATGCTTTTTCTCCCTGGAATTCAGTGTCAGAGATCCCTGGCTGTGCCTGAAATCTCCACCTGGACTGTCTAGGAGGTGAGAGCATGCAGGGACAGTAGTGCCCACTCCTGGGCATTGAGAATCTCATAACTAGAGGGGTCTTGAGGAGGTTGAAGCTGGGGGCAGGGGAGTGGGGAGCAGGATCCATGGGCGAAGGGCTGAGTGGACCCCCAGGAGGCAGGGTGATGAACACGGTGGAGGTCACTCTATCCAGGGGAACAAAAACGCAGACTGGGACGGACCCTGGGCAGCAGGCAGGAGGGCAGAGTATTTTCTGAGGCAAGAGGAAGTGGACTTGAACAAGGATTGGATGTggcaggggaggcagaggcaagttGAAGATGAGTCCTGTAGAGATTGTTGGGGAGGACGGTGGAGTCCTGGCAGAGAGCGGGGGACCCAGGAGGAGGGAGTGCTGTGAGTGGGGCAGTGGGCAGAGGGGTCTGGGGAAATGATGAGCTTGAATTTGGGTTCTAGGGAAATGTGAGACACCCCGCTGCAGGAAGGAGACAGAAATGCTGATTGgtaatgcagaaaaagaaagacatattctgcatatacacacacatataaacatatatattttctattatgaaaacatttcaaacaCACTGTTCAGTGTGAGGATAGTACTGTGAACCACCATCTACCAACTTCCCAGATTCagcatttctcattttcttgtgtGCTCTTTCTTTGTgggagtttgttttttgtttgtttttgtttttttccgtaagttctgggatacatgtgcagaacgtgcaggtttgttccataggtatacatgtgccatggtggtttgctgcacctatcaacctgtcatctaggtttaagccctgcatgcattagctatttgtcctaatgcgctccctccccttcccccaccccccgacaggccccggtgcgtgctgttcccctccctgtgtccatgtgttctcattgttcaactcccgcttatgagtgagaacatgcggtgtttggttttctgttcctgtgttagtttgctgagaatgatggctttcaggatcatccatgtccctgcaaaggacatgaattcattctttttatggctgcatatgggagtattttaaagcaaatctcagcCATCAGGTCAATTCACCCCTACGTACTACAAAAGCACCTCTAAAAGCTAAGGTGGACCTCTCCCTATCTATCCGTAAAGCCATTCCCGTACGCAACAAAAGTCACTGATACTACCTTGGGGTAGTCAAATACCCAGTCCATAATCACattaatttggttttcttttaaaaaagttttcttttcacaGAAGATTTAGTTTTTTAATCTGAGACCAAACATCATAGTCTCTACATGGTTTTAGTTGTTGAGTcacaaacttcttcttgatctACAGTGTCTGCcccatgattttaaaatttgacagAACAATTTCTATTTACATAAgcctaagcaaagagaaaaaggctCACAAAGCTTTCCATTCACTCCaagataatttactttttttaaaagttattattcaCAAGGATAGTCTTTGGGTTACACATACAAAATTGATGATACAATTTCCTAAAACAGAAGCATAAACCAGCTTTAGAGTTTTAAGGCAAAGGGTTACATAATTATAAGTCCTTAGAGTTTAGATAGCTTCTTGCAAACAACCACCTGAATTTCAGGTTGATCAACTATATAGAATATGGGTATTAAATAATAGTTCATTTAAAATTAGACTTttgagactgggcacagtggctcatgtctgcaaatCCCAGCACAccgggaggcccaggtggggagatcacttgaggtcaggagtttgagaccagcttggccaacgtagtgaagcctcacctctactgaaaatgcaaaaattagctgcgcatggtggtgcacgcctgtaatcccagctactcaggaggctgaggcaggagaatccatggaacctggggggcagaggttgcagtgagccgagatcctgtcacagcactgcagtctgggaaacagaaaaaccctgtctcaaaaaataaaataaaataaaacaaaacaaaaaagacttttaaCCCCCATATGGTGAATGCATCATTTTTTATGACAACCAAGGAGAAATTGGGGGCCGTGGGGGGCTGGTGCGAAGACTAGGGCTCTTCTCTCTATAGCCAGAGGGATTCCAGGGGCAACCCTCTCTAAAACCCCCTCTATGGGCTTTGGGATGTGgactgtgtgtgtgaatgtatgtgagtgtgtgtgagaagtgtgtgagtgtatgtgtgaatgtgtatgtgcgtgtatatgttagtgtgtgtgagtgtatgagtgtgtatgtgtgtgagagttTGTATACGtgactgtgtatgtgtatgcgtgtatgtgtatgtgagggcgtatgtgtgtgtgattgtgaatgcatgtgagtgtgtgtctgtgaatgtatgtgtgtgtatgtgtatgtgtgtatgtgttagtgTGTGTGAGTTTGAGCATGTGtatatgtgactgtgtgtgtatgtgtatacgtgtatatgtatgtgagggcatatgtgagtgtgtgtattcTGAAagcatatgagtgtgtgtgaatgtaagtgtatgtgtgtgagagagtttGAGCGTGTGTATATGTgactgtatgtgtatatgtatgtgaggtgtgtgtgtgaatgtgtatgtgtgtgtatgtgtgtacgtgactgtatgtatgtgtgaatgtgagtgtgtatgagtgtgtatatgtatgttagtgtatcgtgtgtgtgtatgtgagtgtgagtgtgggcaTGAGTatgtgagtgtatgagtgtgggtatgagtgtgtgtgcctatgtgactgtgtgtgtctAGGTGCATGTGTggctgtatgtgtgtatatgagtatgtgtgtgtgaatgtgtgtgtgaatgtgggtgTGTACGAGTGTGttagtgtgtgtgaatgtgtatgtgtgtgttagtgtgagtgtatgtgactgtgtatgtgtttatgtttgtatgtatgtatatatgagtatgtgagtgtgtgtctgcGTGTACCTGCCCATGACAAACATTCCCTTTCCAGCTTTGTCTCCAGAGCACTCTCTACCGTTTGACCTGCTGCGTGCTTTATTTGTTCCctgcctgtctctttctctctctactaGAATGTAAGCCCCAGGAGGGCAGGAATCTCCACTTGATTACTACTGTATTTCTAATGCTTAGAATCGTGTCTAGCCCCTGCTGGCCCTCTGTAACGATTCACTGCATGATGAAATGTTCGTCAGTCCTCAGGTTCTGAACCCTGTGCCTGGGGAACCAGAGAGGACCCTGGAgcgggaggagaaagagaagcttGTCTCAGAAGCTTCACCTCCTCCTGGGGCGATGCAGAGTCTCAGTCCTGAGCAGACGCGGGGGCTGCTGGAGCCCGAGAGGACCAAGACGCTGCTGCCTCGGGAGAGCCGGGCCTGGGAGAAGCCTCCCCATCCCACCTGCACCAAGGACTGGGAGGCTGTGGAGGTTGGGGCCTCCAGCCATGACAGTGATGAGAAGGGTGAGAGGCAGGGGTCCTTTGGGAGGTGAGTGGGTGGAGGGGAAGGAATTGGCAGGGCCTAGGGAAAGACCAAACATTCACTCCTTCACTCATCCATTCAACAGCTATTCATGGGGCACTGTGTCAGTCAGCTTTTGCCGTGTAACAAGTCATCCCCAAACTTAGAGGCTTAAAGCAACAATCACatattggctcatgattctgtgggtcagaagtGTGACCTGCCCTCAGGGGACGCTTTTCCTGCCTGTACTTGTCTGTGTGGCCTCAGAGAGCTGGTGAGGCCACTGGTCGATCTCAGATGGCTTTACTCCCATGTCTGCtggtgctggctgttggctggctTGGTGGTGCTGAGGACAGGTCATGTGTCTCCAGCAGGATTTTTCAGGGTTATCCTCATGGTGGTGCTTGCAGGGTTCTCAGGGAGGGCAAGAAAGGGAACACCCCAATTTTCAAGCACTGGAAGATTTGAAGGGGAAAAACACATGATcttatttgcatttcaaaaataatcCTCTAACTCAGTGGATTTCAACTGGGCATGGTCTTATACCCCACCTCTCCACCCCAGGTGATTTTTGGCAGTGTCTGGAAACGTTTAGGGTTATCCTAACTGTGGAGATGCTGCTGTTATCTGGTGGGGAGAAGCCAGTAGTGATGCTGATAAACGTCCTATCATGCACAGGACGTCCTATCGTGCACCACACAAAGCATGGTGCAGCTCCAAATGCCGATAGTGCCAAGTGTGAGAAACCCTGAGTCTCACTGCATGTGACAATGGATTGTAGGGCTAGGAAGTCAAGAATGGAAGGTGGGAGGCCAGTTAGGAGACTCCTGCAACTGTCCAAGAGAGAGGTGGGGTAAGTGGAGAGATTTGGGACACCTTTGGGAGGAGGAATCAGTTCTTGCTGATGGAtgtggagaagggaaggaaaagagaggtaTCACGATGACTTTTAGGGTTTGGGCCCAAACAGATGGATAAAGGGTAGTGCCATTTGCTGATATCTCAATGGCACCCCATAGCAGAAAGGGGCTGAGCCTTATATCGCCTACTAGGCACTGTCTTTTTCCTCAGGGGGATAAGCAGGCCTGGGACAGGTGTGGATAACAGAGGCCAGCTCTGCTAGTGAGGCTTGGAGCTCCTGGCTAGGGCTCAGGTACAGGAAGACTGGAAAATGCCAGGATTTGCCCAGTCTATTCAGCTTAGGGATGAGAAGGACGCTAAGGTTCTGACTGTGGGGACATGTCTCCACTAGTGTCTGTTCTTTGGAAGCTGGGGAAGCCTTCATCATCCTGGTTTACTTCTGTGGCTTTTTCTTCTGCTCCTTCACTCAGTTTCTGCCTATAGAGAAGGAACTCTTACTTACTGGACAGGTAAGGGAGTGAAGACTTAAGTGGCAGGGCACATCAGGTGACCCAGTTGAAGTTGTCTAGGTAGTTATAGAACAGAATTCAGGCCTCTCATTCTCTCAGCCCCATCTGAACCACATaggcatgtgtgtatgtgggggggttgtgtgtttgtgtgtgtgtgtgagagagggagggtgagacagagagagaagactgTTAGTAAAGGGACAAGCTGCCAGTGGGAAGAGCCCACTCCCGCCGTCTAGCCACTCACTCATGGCTCCTTTTTCCTTCACTCCCACCCTCATCCAGACCTGTCTTCTCAAGAGACTGGGCTTTCCCAGGAGTGGAGTTCGGTGGAGGAAGATGACGAATCAGAGGGCTCCCAGGTACACTGGGGGGTTTGTTCCTTTTCCACAAATGTCCCGCTCTGTAGATCTCAGCAGTTTGTCACATTTGCATTCTCAGCTTGGAATTTACCTGCCCCATAAAAATCTCAAGAGATCTCTTGTGTCTGATCTCTATGGTGATCAGACACAGACTGGAGGGTCTCCATGTGGTGTGCGTAACTTAGTTCACACATACCCTCCAACACTTCCTTCATAAATCCATCTACCCATGCATCCACCTCTGTAATTCATCTTTTATCCACTTATTCATCAACTCTCCCTTCCACCCACCCTCTTACCTTTCCaatcactcatccattcattcatccaccacTCAAACATCTACCAGCCATTCACTCATCTGTCCAGTCATTCATCCACCCAAACTTTTATTCACCTATTCATTTGTATAcccattccatccatccatccatccatccatccaccttaCATTTCATCTGTTTATACACttatccaccatccatccatccatccatccatccgtctgtccatccatccatccatccatccatccatccatccatccattcatccatccatccctatACTTTATCTGTTtatccacttatccatccatccatccatccatccatccatccatccatccatccatccattcatccatccatccctatACTTTATCTGTTtatccacttatccatccatccatccatccatccatccatccatccatccatccatgcatcaaCCCATCCCTATACCTCAGCTGTCTATCCACTTATCCATCCACCCATAAACCCTCCCTTCCACCTACCCTCTCACCtttccattcacccatccattcattccgCTACCCATTGAACATCCACCAACCATTCATCTGTCTACTCATTAATTTACCCAACCTTTCATCCCTTATGCATCCATATACCCATTCCATgcatccttccatccacccacccattcatccatccatataTCCAGTTATCCATACACATACTCATTCACCCTTTTATTCAGATGCCATCAATCCATCTATTCAATCCACCCACCTACATACCCATCCCATATCCACTCATCTGTCCacccacctattcatccctctaCTACCTGTTGGCTGTGGTAGGATGTGGCTAGTATGCATCCACGCATATGCCCACTCATGCGTTCATCCATCTGTATCTATTCACACATCCAGTCATAAGGCCACCTACCAatctattcacccatccacccactattccatttatccatccactaACCATCTACTGAGTTTTAATCCACATACTACAAGTAAAACCAAAGAGAATCATCAAACACATTCCTTTCACTAAAAAAAAcctaatgtttcattttttgaggaataaGACATCAATATAAGAAAACCAATGGTTCTTTCATTTATACATTCATCTCATACatgagaaaaatcacataatcactCTCAGTGAGCACATGAGAGTCCCATCCATCTCCCAATCATGTCAGGAATGTAACTCTGGCTGCCTCAAGCCAGAAAATGGATTTATTGACTCGTGGTGCAGAGGTGAGGGTGAGGGAAACAAACTGGCCAACAAACCATGATAGTGCAGAAAtaagtgctgggcacagtggggagGCCCAAAGGAAGAAGTTAACTGCATGCCAGGCGGTTTATTCTTGGATATCCTAGAGAGGAGGACACACCAGACCTGGGGTTTTCGGGATAGTAAGAATTCCACGGGCCTAACAGGGAAGGGAAGAGCATGTTCACAGGCAAGGTGGCATAGCACAGTATGGTTCGGGGACACTGAAGTTAAGGGCAGAGCAGTGGGAGATTTGGGTGAAAATATGGCTGGGATgacatcattcattcattgcatgtctatttcttgagcacctactcaGTGCCAAGCAGTGTTCAATGCACAGAGCATACAATAGTAAGACAGAAatggtccctgccttcatggagctcacCGTCACCGAGGTAGACAGATAACAACTGAAATAAGCAGCTAAAATATGAATTGCACTGAGTGGTGATaactgctatggagaaaaataaagcaggaagggGATTTGGGAGTAGGAGTTGGGGCTGGGGGTTGCCATTTTAAGAAGGGTGTCTAGGAAAGTCCCCACTGAGAGGAAGCTATTGAGTGAGGACCTGAAGGAGGTGGGGAGTGATACTGGCAGATGTCTAGAGGGAGCAGGCTCTATGCAGAGgacacagcaagtgcaaaggccctgaggtacaGATGTGCCTGGTATATTTGGGGAACACCAAGAGGGGTGGTGGTCAGCGTGGctgaagggtgggagggaggactAGTGGGTGAGGTCACGGAGGCGATGGGATGGATGACGTAGCGTCTCATGGACCATGGTGAAATGTGGGTTTTACTCTGAGTGGGGTGGGAGCCATTGGCGAGTTCTAGACAGAGGAGGAACGTGTTCTGATTTGGCCTTTAAGAGGACTCCTCTCTCTGCCAAGTCCCACACCGATGAGGTGGGATGTGTTTTGCAGGCAGTGGGAGCCATAGAACGGGTTTGGGGACTTAGAGAATGTGGGAGCCCATGTAGAAGGAAAGTGGGTTGGATGTGGCTGGGGTTAGAGTGTGGGGGGCAAAGAAGCAAGTCAGAAATGTGTAGTTAGGGAAAAAAGCAGAGAAGAGTTGCCACTTTCCTTCTGCATGTTACAAGCTtgatgttactcttttttttttttttttttgagtcagagtcttgctctgtcgccaggctggagtgcagtggcgtgatcttggctcactgctcactgcaacctccacctcctctgttcaagcaattctcctgcctcagcctcctgagtagctgggactacaggtgcacaccaccacacccagctaattcttgtatttttagtagaaacggggtttctacATAGTAATGTTGGCCAAgaaggtcttgatctcttgacttcatgatccacccacctcggcctcggaaagtgctgggattgcaggcatgagccacgacacccagccagCTTGCTGCTATTCTAAGCGCATCTTATTATAACTCATCTAGTAACTGAACACTAATTAACTCCCATGATTAACTCATGAGCCCTGTGAGATCGTTAGCATGGTTTCCTcctctacagatgaggaaactgaggcagagagaaaccAAATGGCTTGCTTTGCGTCCCACAATGAGTGGGTCGCAGAGCTAGCATAGAGTTTGGGCTTGGAGGCGAGGACAGGAGCCATTGGGACTCAGGACGTGTCGAGTCGGGAACCTGATGGCATTTCCAGATCTGTGGGACATAAAAGCTGCAGGAACAGGGGCAAGCCCAGGGGCAACACCTGAATTCTGATGTGGGGACAGGGCAGACGGAGGCTCTAGCCTCCAGCATAGGGATCAAGGAGGAAGTCTGGAAGAAATGACAATGTCAATTTTAGACCTGCTGCTTGGGAGAGGCCTCTGTGatatcattcattcactcactcgtTCGCCCAGTTGTAATCCATTGAACCAGCATTGATGGAGCACACACCAGGGGGCTGATAGGGGAGGGCCTCTCGTTGGCAGGCCCTGGGTCCGTTTTCTGCATGGACAGACCCTCCTTCCTGCAGACAACAACccatttccaaaaaagaaagaggagcgGGCTGTCTGGAACCAGAGACCTTTGATGGCAGTTACAGCCTCATCGTGGGCCAGGAGCTGGCCTTCGTGCTCTACTTACCTTAATTTACTTGGTCCTCTTATCAGTCCTTAAGGTAGGACctgttttcccattttacagatgggaaaactaaggCACTGAGAGGTTATGTAACTTTCCCTTGTCATGCAACAtgtaaatggcagagctaggatttgaacccagcatGTCTCTTAACCACTAGGTGTCCTGCCTGTTTGGGGCTTGATCCTGCCCTGAGAGAGGACTGGGGACAGAGATGAAGGCCTCTCCCTGTTCTCCTAGTCACTATACCTCCTGTGGAGAGGAGTGAGtgaagaagtagaagaaagaaaaagggttactttccaggaggcagaagttcccAGTCTGTGGGCCCAGAGGAAAGCAAGCAGGGGAAAACCCATTCCCATTCCATAAAATGCAAGCGTATGTAACACCTTCAAATCTTATCTAAGtgcatgagattttaaaaagatcaatgcCCAGAATAACCCCTGGTAAAAGGTACTGTAAGAGGCCAAATTCATCCACAGTGTGAGAAGTTGGGGTAGTTACCTCTGAGGTGGGGGGGATTTGCGGGGTTGATAATGATCTGCTTCCTGTTTGGGGTGCTAGTTACGTGGTGTGTTCACCTTCTGAAGTTGCCTCAGGCTGTACACCTAGGATGTGTGCAACCTCCTCTTTCTACATTCCACTTCAACAGAATGTTTTAAGCTGGCCGGGCACAGGGACTCCTGTCTGTAAtcgcagcgctttgggaggcagaggcaggcggatcgcttaaggtcatgagttcgagaccagcctgcataacatggcaaaaccccatttctactaaaaatacaaaaattagctgggcatggtggcacttgcctgtaatcccagctactcaggaggctgtggcaggagaatcgcttgaacatcagaggcagaggttgcaatgagctgagattgtaccgctgcactccagcctgggtgacagagtgagactctgcctcaaaaaaaaaaaaaaaagaaaagaaaaaaaaaagaaaaataagttgctGTATATATCCTGCCAAACGTGTTTCCCTATATACTGAGACTGAATTGAGATTTGTGTGCCAGTGCTTGATTGAGGGTTGTGCTCTCCGGTGAAGCccaggagggagtgagggaagctggggaggggaggagagggaaccAGGCAAGTATGTTGGTAGAACTGAAGTCCAGCCTCCGTCTTATCTCAGGGGAGCCCTGGAATGTGAATAGAGAGTTGTCCTcctctgggccgggtgcagtggctcaagcctgtaatcccagcactttgggaggccgaggcgggtggatcacgaggtcaggagtttaagaccagcctggccaagatggtgaaacctcatctctactaaaaatacgaaaattagctgggtgtgctggcggacacctgtaatcccagctactcgggaggctgaggcagagaattgcttgaacccgggaggcagagattgccgtTAGCtgagattgccactgcactccagcctgggcaacacagcgagagtctccttctcaaaaaaaaaaaaaaaaaaaaaaaaaaaaaaaaaaaaaagagagagagagagaattgtcCTCCTCTGAGTCAATGGAATGGCCTTTTGTATCCCATATGAGTTATTGTTGGCTGTGGACTGCCCTGGAGGGCGAGTTAACCTCCTGGGTAATCCTCTAGGAAGGAGGATCTCATTAGCAAAGGGCATTTGTCAGAAGAGAAGGAGCAACTACAAACTGTAAACCATACAACTTGCAGCCAATACCGCTAGCATCCAGGGGAGAGCTGCATCAGcctgaaaatcagaaataaagaggAACTAGGTGAGGCATCTATGGGTCTATTATGTGTGATGTGGGTAAAATTACTGGATTTCAGATGACctgtatttattacattttcttaacTTTATATTCTGCTTTTCAAAATTGAAGTATAATTATTTCCAATAAAATGCACTAACCAGAGAGTGTTTACACACGTACATCCATGTAACCAACACCCCAATCAAGATATTGAGTGCTGTCATCATTCTAGAACATTCTCTTATTTTCCCTTTTGGTCCCTCGCACTCCCCAGCCCTGGAGGCAACTACAGTTCTTGATTTCCACTTGCATGGATTAGTTTTGcttgttgttgaattttatctaaatACTGTCATGTAGTAAactacacatatattttttaattccacaAAAGGAAATTATGGCAAAATTGTTATTGCTCCAATTGGCATTGTCACTTAATACATGCTGGACAGTTTTCCATTTAATACATATTGATTATCTTCATTgtatttcaaagttactttttaCTGCTGCCAAATGTTCTCTAGCTCCTGTTGTGTCAGACCCATTTCCTTGGCTGATGAATTGTTAGGCTGCCATTGTTGTGACTGTTACAGAAGGCAATGCTACAATGAGCATTTGTTCAGTTGGCCCAATTTTATGCATAGATTATGAGGAACTTTATACAAATTCACATTCTCTGGTTCTCCTCAGATACATTGAACCAGAAAATCCAAAGGGGATCCCAAGATATTTGAAAAACTCTCCCAACAACTTTTGGGGCTCTACCAGGTTTGGGAACTGCTTAAGTGGGTCATTGTCCCTAGGTATCTGGTTGTAAAGGAAGATTTGAAATGAGGTACCATCCAGAGGGAATCAGCAGGCTAGAGGGAGGAATTTGTTTTCAAAGATTAGAAATGTgaattccggccgggcgcggtggctcaagcctgtaatcccagcactttgggaggtcgagacgggcggatcacgaggtcaggagatcgagaccatcctggctaacacggtgaaaccccgactctactaaaaaatacaaaaaaaaaaaaaaaactagccgggcgacatggcgggcgcctgtagtcccagctactcgggaggctgaggcaggagaatagcgggaacccgggaggcggagcttgcagtgagctgagatccggccactgcactccagcctgggcgacagagcaagactccgtctcaaaaaaaaaaaaagaaagaaaaaaaaaaaagaaatgtgaatttcatcaatgatttataatatattttaataattcataGTATGTgtccttccatttttcttctttcacaggATTTTTTTCAGCGTTCACCATTGCCTAACTTTCCAGATAATCCATTATGTCTTGTGCATTCACCATTCACTTCCTTGATATTTTAATAGCAATTGCATGAAATTCATCATTAATTTGGAAAATTGTCATCATTAAACATTTTGTCTTCTCATCTCTTATCATggtatgttttttcatttattaaatcattcaacaaatatttacagagttcATACCCTGTTCCAGGCACTGGGACTACAGTAGCAAACAAAGCAAGGGTTTGCCGTCTTGGTGCTTACAGTGTCATTGGAGGAAGAGATGATAAACATACATAGCATGTCAGGTGGTGATAAGAGCGTGGAGAAAAAGACAAGGGGCATGCACAGTGCAGGTCTTTGTTGGGAAGCGGTTATGCAGGGCATCCTGGTTTACATAGGTAGTGAGGGAAAGGTTTTCTAAGGACTGACAGGCAAGCTTTAAGGGTATCtggaggaagagcattccaggaagaAGAGCTCGTAACTACAAAGGCTTGGAAGTGACTGTGGCTGGAACAGAGTGAGAAAGGCAAGGAATGACGTCAACTTTAGAAGGAGCACTCTGACCCATGGACAAGAAATTGGGTGGGATTATCAAgataagaaaggaaattctgtATCAAGAGTACAAGATAGATGACAGTGGCTTTGACCAGGGTGGTGGTAGTGAAGGGGAGGGAAATGGTcatattttgaatgttttgaaGATAAAGCCAATAGTATTTGCTGATGTCTTGAATGTGGGTGGCGACAGAAAGACAGGAGTCAAGGATACCACAGCTGGAGGTCTGGAGGGGCCTGAAGGAGTAATGGGAGGAAAACTGCATGAGGAGCTTTTGTGTGTGGCGGGGGACATTAGA from Rhinopithecus roxellana isolate Shanxi Qingling chromosome 12, ASM756505v1, whole genome shotgun sequence encodes:
- the SMIM17 gene encoding small integral membrane protein 17, with protein sequence MQSLSPEQTRGLLEPERTKTLLPRESRAWEKPPHPTCTKDWEAVEVGASSHDSDEKDLSSQETGLSQEWSSVEEDDESEGSQGFVEWSKAPQQTTIVLVVCVLFLFLVLTGMPMMFHI